One window of the Camelina sativa cultivar DH55 chromosome 1, Cs, whole genome shotgun sequence genome contains the following:
- the LOC104790428 gene encoding RPM1-interacting protein 4-like — MADKGRPLPKFGEWDVNDPSSAEGFTVIFNKARNEKKGGGKTDSPGRDESGYNKNGEVLEKPTKKWFCCIKSTGAE; from the exons ATGGCA GACAAGGGCCGCCCGTTGCCAAAGTTTGGCGAATGGGATGTAAATGACCCTTCATCAGCTGAGGGATTCACTGTTATCTTCAACAAAGCTAGAAACGAGAAAAAGGGAGGTGGAAAAACTGACTCACCAGGGAGAGATGAATCTGGATATAATAAAAATGGGGAGGTTCTTGAGAAACCCACC AAAAAATGGTTTTGCTGTATAAAATCAACTGGCGCAGAATAA
- the LOC104790438 gene encoding indole-3-glycerol phosphate synthase, chloroplastic-like, whose protein sequence is MEGLVPVQRLPVRVDSPSLYRCSNVSVSIRRSLSGFAMDKRIRFTAPSSQFSIRAQQSDLKESLAVSSSSVEDKGNALRIKEWEVEMYQDELAVSQGIRIRRKPRSKAPLGYSGPFELRLHNNDDADSPRNILEEITWYKDVEVSRLKELNPLDALKKAVENAPPTRDFVGALRMAQERTGLPGLIAEVKKASPSRGILKENFDPVEIAQAYEKGGAACLSVLTDQKYFQGGFENLEAIRNAGVKCPLLCKEFVVDPWQIYCARTKGADAVLLIAAVLTDLEITYLLKICKKLGLAALVEVHDEREMGRVLGIEGIELVGINNRSLETFKVDISNTKNLLEGEHGRQIREKDMIVVGESGLFTPHDIAYVQAAGVRAVLVGESIVKQSDPEKGIAGLFGRNISHT, encoded by the exons ATGGAAGGACTAGTGCCGGTACAGAGACTTCCGGTTAGAGTGGATTCACCTTCTCTGTATCGGTGTAGTAACGTTTCTGTCTCAATCAGACGTTCACTTTCAGGTTTCGCCATGGACAAAAGGATCAGATTTACGGCTCCGTCGTCGCAGTTTTCGATCCGGGCTCAACAG TCGGATTTGAAGGAAAGCTTAGCggtgtcttcttcttcagtagAGGACAAAGGAAATGCTCTTAGAATCAAGGAATGGGAAGTAGAGATGTATCAGGATGAATTAGCAGTTAGCCAAGGTATTAGGATAAGGAGAAAACCACGAAGCAAGGCTCCTTTGGGATACTCTGGACCTTTTGAGTTGAGATTGCATAACAACGATGATGCTGATTCGCCTCGTAATATCTTGGAGGAGATTACATGGTACAAAGACGTCGAAGTTTCGCGG TTGAAGGAGCTAAACCCACTTGATGCGTTGAAGAAAGCTGTAGAGAATGCTCCTCCAACTAGGGATTTTGTTGGGGCGCTTAGGATGGCTCAGGAAAGAACTGGGTTGCCTGGCTTGATCGCTGAAGTTAAGAAGGCTTCTCCAAGTAGAGGGATCTTAAAAGAGAATTTTGACCCG GTTGAGATTGCTCAAGCTTATGAAAAAGGTGGAGCAGCATGTCTCAGCGTTTTGACAGACCAGAAGTATTTCCAG GGAGGCTTTGAAAACTTGGAAGCAATAAGGAACGCTGGTGTGAAG TGTCCACTATTATGCAAAGAGTTTGTTGTAGATCCATGGCAGATCTATTGTGCTCGGACTAAAGGTGCTGATGCAGTGTTGCTTATTGCTGCCGTATTGACTGACCTAGAAATAACCTACTTGCTTAAGATTTGCAAGAAGCTCGGTTTGGCTGCCCTTGTTGAG GTACATGATGAGAGAGAAATGGGTCGTGTTCTTGGAATAGAAGGGATCGAGCTCGTTGGCATCAATAACCGAAGTCTTG AAACATTTAAAGTAGACATCAGTAACACTAAGAATCTTCTTGAAGGAGAACATGGTAGACAAATTCGGGAGAAAGACATGATT GTGGTTGGCGAATCCGGTTTGTTTACACCTCATGACATTGCCTATGTACAAGCCGCCGGAGTTAGAGCG GTTTTGGTTGGCGAGTCCATTGTGAAGCAGAGCGATCCTGAGAAAGGAATAGCTGGACTTTTTGGCAGGAACATTTCTCATACTTAG
- the LOC104790448 gene encoding probable disease resistance protein RPP1 translates to MNSCANFFRSSATAILILTLLYTMVIMFCRKFRYNTENKIVPENPKSLISASSLPRNWKHDVFPNFHGTDVRKKFLAHILKEFRGKGIDPFVDNEIERSKSIGPKLIEAIRGSKIAIVLLSKNYASSSWCMNELVEIMKCREELGQIVMTIFYEVDPTHVKKQTGDFGKVFTKTCKGKTKEEIKRWRNALEGVATIAGEHSCNWDNEAAMTEKIATDVSNMLNNFTPTRDFDGLVGMEAHFKNLGSLLRLDLDEVRMVGIWGPSGIGKTTIARFLFDQVSSSFRLSTIMVNIRGSYPRPCLDEYNAQLQLQNQMLFQLIKQKDTICHLGVAQERLKNKKVLLVLDDVDRLGQLVALAKETQWFGLGSRIVITTEDIRVLKAHGIKHIYQVKFPSTSEAFEIFCMSAFGKKHPYNGFYELAWEVTELAGKLPLGLKVLGSTLRGMSKQEWENTLPRLRTCLDGEIETVLKFSYDALCDEEKDLFLYIACFFNYENTRKVEKHLAKRFLDVRQGLHILAEKSLIDIGMGVIEMHNLLVQLGREITCKESTNNPKKLYFLVDQSEIGEALSDDTIDSRRVMGIDVDLSTIEDEVNISEKALERMSNLQFLRFRGSEYGVHTDILFSLQKIRYLQWIHFPMTCLPSTLNPEFLIELNMPDSKLNKLWEGTKPIKNLKWMDLSRSENLKELPNLSTATNLEDLILNNCSSLLELPSLEKLSNLKSLLLSGCSSLLELPPFHENVTDLQILELSGCSSLIELTSSIGSAINLQKLFLKGCSSLVDLPCSIGNFTNLEKLDLSGCSSLVELPSSIGNLSYLEELDLRNCSSLVKLTSSIGNATNLQKLNLSNCSNLMEIPSTGNATNLQQLDIDNCSTLVKLPSFIKNAANLWLFSLRNCSSVVELPSIKNASNLHKLELINCSSLVQLPLNIGDITNLREFNLYNCSSLVELPFSIGNLHLLRILNVVGCSKLEVIPCNINLESLDRLDLTNCSRLKSFPEISTNIKDLYLVGTVIEEVPSSIMSWSRLNYLSMSYFENLKGLPHALDVITELHMTKDIQELSSWVKGLSRLTRFVINDCKLLVSLPQLSDSLSHLDAENCDSLEILDCSFNNHEIRFNFTNCFKLTDEARRLIMHTSTRQHAILPGRDVPAAFFNYRSTRVYLTVTLNQRPLGTSSLRFKACIVLNKGDVKTCADKTSMSVYIYINGLSVPCGPSRHILHPLLSKHLYIFEVEAEEVTCSCTELVFEFLTNSGKWGIEECGVLQI, encoded by the exons ATGAATTCTTGTGCTAATTTCTTTCGTTCTTCTGCTACTGCAATATTGATCTTAACGCTTTTGTATACAATGGTTATCATGTTTTGTAGAAAATTCAGATACAATACCGAAAACAAAATAGTACCAGAAAACCCAAAAAGTCTTATATCAGCTTCTTCTTTGCCTCGTAATTGGAAACACGATGTCTTCCCGAACTTCCACGGGACAGATGTCCGAAAAAAATTTCTTGCTCACATCCTAAAAGAGTTCAGAGGAAAAGGGATCGACCCATTTGTTGATAACGAAATTGAGAGGAGTAAGTCAATCGGTCCTAAACTCATAGAAGCTATCAGAGGATCGAAGATCGCCATAGTCTTACTCTCCAAGAACTATGCTTCTTCGTCATGGTGCATGAACGAGTTGGTGGAGATCATGAAGTGCAGGGAAGAGTTAGGTCAAATAGTGATGACCATTTTCTATGAAGTAGATCCAACTCATGTAAAGAAGCAAACCGGAGATTTTGGAAAGGTCTTTACAAAAACTTGTAAAGGTAAGACAAAGGAGGAGATTAAGAGATGGAGAAACGCATTGGAAGGTGTAGCCACAATAGCTGGAGAGCATTCTTGCAACTG GGATAATGAAGCGGCCATGACCGAAAAAATAGCTACTGATGTTTCGAACATGTTGAATAACTTCACACCAACAAGAGATTTTGACGGTTTGGTTGGAATGGAAGCTCATTTCAAAAATTTGGGATCTTTACTACGCCTAGATTTGGATGAAGTAAGAATGGTTGGGATTTGGGGTCCGTCTGGTATCGGTAAAACCACCATCGCCAGATTTCTATTTGACCAAGTCTCCAGCAGTTTCAGGCTTAGCACAATTATGGTGAATATCAGAGGAAGTTATCCAAGACCGTGTCTCGATGAGTATAATGCACAATTGCAACTACAGAACCAAATGTTGTTTCAACTGATCAAACAGAAAGATACTATTTGTCATTTAGGAGTTGCACAAGAAAGattgaaaaacaagaaagtgttacttgttcttgatgatgtggATCGGTTAGGACAATTGGTAGCCCTGGCGAAAGAAACTCAATGGTTTGGTCTCGGCAGTCGGATTGTCATCACAACAGAAgatataagagttttaaaagcacatggaatcaaacatatatatcaagTAAAGTTTCCATCAACTAGTGAAGCTTTTGAAATCTTTTGTATGTCTGCATTTGGAAAAAAGCACCCGTATAACGGTTTCTATGAGCTTGCTTGGGAAGTTACAGAACTTGCTGGTAaactccctttgggattgaaggTTCTAGGCTCCACTTTGCGGGGAATGTCCAAGCAGGAATGGGAAAATACACTACCAAGGTTAAGGACTTGTCTTGACGGAGAAATTGAGaccgttttaaaatttagcTATGACGCTTTAtgtgatgaagaaaaagatttgtttctttatattgcCTGCTTTTTCAACTATGAGAACACTCGGAAAGTGGAAAAACATCTTGCAAAAAGGTTCTTGGATGTTAGGCAAGGGCTTCACATTTTAGCTGAAAAATCTCTTATCGATATAGGCATGGGAGTGATAGAGATGCATAACCTACTAGTGCAACTAGGTAGGGAAATTACTTGTAAGGAATCTActaataacccaaaaaaactttattttcttgttgatcAAAGCGAGATTGGTGAAGCACTCAGTGATGATACAATa GATAGTAGACGTGTTATGGGGATAGATGTTGACCTATCTACGATTGAGGATGAAGTAAATATTAGTGAGAAAGCTCTTGAGAGAATGTCTAATCTCCAATTTTTGAGATTCAGAGGCAGTGAATATGGTGTCCATACCGACATATTGTTTTCGTTACAAAAAATTAGATATCTACAGTGGATCCATTTTCCGATGACGTGCTTGCCTTCTACTTTAAATCCAGAGTTCCTCATTGAACTTAACATGCCAGACAGCAAGCTTAATAAGCTATGGGAAGGAACTAAg CCAATAAAAAATCTCAAGTGGATGGATTTGAGTCGTTCGGAAAACTTGAAGGAGCTTCCTAACCTTTCAACTGCCACTAATCTAGAAGACTTGATTCTCAATAACTGTTCAAGTCTTCTAGAGCTTCCTTCTCTTGAAAAACTCAGCAATCTCAAGTCTTTGCTTCTTAGTGGATGCTCAAGTCTGTTGGAGCTCCCTCCTTTTCATGAAAATGTCACTGATCTCCAGATTTTAGAATTGTCTGGTTGCTCAAGTCTAATTGAGCTTACTTCCTCTATCGGGAGTGCCATAAATCTCCAAAAGCTGTTTCTAAAAGGTTGCTCAAGTCTAGTGGATCTTCCTTGTTCCATCGGGAATTTCACTAACCTTGAGAAACTAGATCTTAGCGGTTGTTCAAGTCTAGTGGAACTCCCCTCATCTATCGGGAATTTGAGTTATCTTGAAGAATTGGATCTTAGGAATTGTTCAAGTCTGGTGAAGCTCACTTCTTCTATTGGGAATGCAACCAATCTCCAGAAACTAAATCTCTCTAATTGCTCAAATCTTATGGAGATCCCATCTACTGGGAATGCGACTAATTTGCAGCAGTTGGATATCGATAATTGCTCTACTCTTGTGAAGCTCCCTTCTTTTATTAAGAACGCAGCTAATCTTTGGTTATTTTCTCTCAGAAATTGTTCAAGTGTTGTGGAGCTCCCCTCTATCAAGAATGCCTCTAATCTCCACAAATTGGAACTCATCAATTGCTCAAGTCTAGTGCAGCTCCCTCTTAATATAGGAGATATCACTAATCTCCGAGAGTTCAATCTATATAACTGTTCAAGTCTGGTGGAGCTCCCTTTTTCTATTGGAAACCTTCATCTATTGCGTATTTTGAATGTGGTTGGATGCTCAAAGCTAGAGGTTATTCCATGCAACATCAACTTGGAATCTCTTGATAGACTTGATCTCACTAACTGCTCGCGGTTGAAAAGTTTTCCTGAGATATCCACAAACATTAAAGATCTCTATCTTGTTGGAACTGTAATAGAAGAAGTGCCTTCATCAATCATGTCCTGGTCTCGTCTAAACTATTTGAGTATGTCTTACTTCGAAAACCTCAAGGGATTGCCACATGCTCTTGACGTCATCACCGAGCTACATATGACCAAGGATATACAAGAACTTTCTTCATGGGTTAAGGGACTCTCTCGTCTAACTCGGTTTGTAATAAATGATTGCAAATTGCTGGTATCACTCCCACAGCTATCAGACTCCCTATCACACCTAGATGCAGAAAATTGTGACTCCTTGGAGATACTAGATTGTTCTTTTAACAATCATGAGATTCGCTTCAACTTCACTAACTGCTTCAAGCTAACTGACGAAGCAAGAAGACTCATCATGCACACATCAACTCGTCAACATGCGATCTTACCCGGCCGAGATGTGCCTGCTGCCTTCTTCAATTACCGATCTACCAGAGTTTACCTAACAGTGACGTTAAATCAGAGGCCTCTTGGTACATCGTCCTTGAGGTTTAAGGCATGTATCGTGCTGAACAAGGGTGATGTTAAAACTTGTGCTGATAAGACTTCGATGTCAGTATATATTTACATCAATGGTCTCAGTGTTCCATGTGGACCAAGTCGCCATATTCTACATCCACTTTTGTCAAAGCATTTGTACATATTCGAAGTTGAAGCAGAAGAGGTAACTTGCAGCTGCACCGAGCTTGTCTTTGAGTTCTTAACAAACAGTGGCAAATGGGGGATAGAAGAATGTGGTGTGCTCCAAATCTAG